A single region of the Herpetosiphon gulosus genome encodes:
- a CDS encoding PTS sugar transporter subunit IIA produces MAILSSETIRLGASAASKQEAIQQAGALLVSSGCVAANYVDGMLKREQVISTYLGNGVAIPHGQHENMADVIRTGIAVVQFPAGVEWEPGELAYLVIGIAANADEHVGVLANLAEVIEDEAIVQQLAQTSDPLQILEQLGRVREEEAYDEERHHAGA; encoded by the coding sequence ATGGCAATCTTATCGAGCGAAACCATTCGGCTAGGAGCCAGCGCTGCTAGCAAACAAGAGGCGATTCAGCAAGCTGGAGCGTTGTTAGTTTCCAGCGGTTGTGTTGCTGCCAACTATGTTGATGGGATGTTGAAGCGCGAACAAGTGATCTCAACCTATCTAGGCAATGGGGTCGCGATTCCCCATGGTCAGCACGAAAATATGGCCGATGTGATTCGCACTGGCATTGCTGTGGTGCAGTTTCCCGCTGGCGTTGAGTGGGAGCCAGGCGAATTGGCCTATTTGGTAATTGGAATTGCCGCCAACGCCGATGAGCATGTGGGTGTGTTAGCAAATTTGGCCGAAGTGATCGAAGATGAAGCAATTGTGCAGCAATTGGCTCAAACCAGCGATCCTTTACAGATTCTTGAGCAATTAGGGCGAGTGCGTGAGGAAGAAGCCTACGACGAGGAAAGGCATCATGCAGGAGCTTGA